From Funiculus sociatus GB2-C1, the proteins below share one genomic window:
- a CDS encoding helix-turn-helix domain-containing protein codes for MGLVRLKIREMAAEKGWTLKEVSERSGVIYNTVKSYARRSEIATIDFISLQKLARTFDVMIEDLVEIVEE; via the coding sequence ATGGGTTTAGTTAGATTGAAAATTCGAGAAATGGCGGCGGAGAAAGGCTGGACTCTGAAGGAGGTTTCCGAACGTTCCGGAGTAATCTACAATACAGTGAAAAGCTATGCCCGTCGTTCAGAAATCGCAACAATTGACTTTATTTCTCTGCAAAAGTTGGCGCGGACGTTTGATGTCATGATTGAAGACTTGGTGGAGATTGTGGAGGAGTAA
- a CDS encoding GDSL-type esterase/lipase family protein, which produces MGDPYLLAASLLTGGQMLTPPPPALPLKGTDTLLALNLAQSNAFEPLVTQKIIPTVEITSPEFSQQRFSPQTDTPPITPILAAAATEILPSIEALLKPKPATLLPSSGTQLFYQRLAALKAGKIYTRIPADSFQSTWVKARTKPTYEQWKSLLAKEAKAVAEGQGSNRLAVLVGDSISLWFPTERLPAGSLWLNQGISGDTSRGILKRLSVFSQTRPDAIYVLAGINDLRQGATDEAILNNLRQIVRRLRQNHKSSSVILQSILPTRLDAIPNSRIRNLNQQLADLAQREGAGYLDTHSRFSDIDGNLRLDLTTDGLHLNRRGYEVWQLALQQADSWVAVNRPARAYSSLRR; this is translated from the coding sequence ATGGGAGATCCTTATCTGTTGGCAGCAAGCTTATTAACCGGGGGGCAAATGTTAACCCCACCGCCACCAGCATTACCATTAAAGGGGACAGACACCCTGTTAGCATTAAATTTAGCCCAGTCAAATGCCTTTGAACCTCTTGTCACTCAGAAAATAATCCCCACAGTTGAAATAACCTCCCCTGAATTCAGTCAGCAGCGGTTTAGTCCCCAAACTGACACGCCACCGATAACCCCCATATTGGCAGCAGCAGCTACAGAGATATTACCTAGTATCGAAGCTTTACTGAAACCTAAGCCAGCTACCCTCTTACCCAGTTCTGGAACTCAACTTTTTTACCAAAGATTAGCAGCTCTCAAAGCAGGCAAAATCTATACTCGCATACCTGCTGATAGCTTCCAGTCAACTTGGGTAAAGGCAAGGACAAAACCCACCTATGAGCAGTGGAAAAGCCTATTGGCAAAGGAAGCCAAGGCAGTTGCTGAAGGTCAGGGTTCAAATCGTCTAGCAGTATTAGTTGGCGATTCTATCAGTTTGTGGTTTCCCACAGAGCGATTACCTGCTGGGAGTTTGTGGCTGAATCAGGGAATATCTGGCGATACTTCCCGTGGCATTTTAAAAAGATTGTCTGTCTTTTCCCAAACTCGACCAGATGCAATTTATGTCTTGGCAGGTATAAATGATTTACGCCAGGGTGCAACTGATGAGGCAATTTTGAATAATCTCCGCCAGATTGTCCGTCGCTTACGGCAGAATCACAAGAGTAGTTCAGTCATCCTCCAATCTATTCTTCCTACTCGGCTGGATGCTATACCAAATAGCCGGATTCGTAACCTTAACCAACAACTTGCTGACCTTGCTCAAAGAGAGGGTGCAGGCTATCTAGATACCCATTCTCGCTTTAGCGATATTGACGGGAACTTGCGCCTAGACTTGACAACAGATGGACTGCATTTAAACCGTCGTGGATATGAGGTGTGGCAATTGGCGCTACAGCAGGCAGATTCCTGGGTGGCTGTGAATCGCCCGGCTCGTGCGTATAGTTCTCTCAGACGGTAG